The nucleotide window TACGAGTAGAAATCCGCGATCGTATCCACCACGTGCGCCTGCTCGGCTTCGGTGAGTTCCGGGAAGATGGGCAGCGCCAGGATTTCCTTGGCGGCTCGCTCCGCTTCCGGAAAGTTCCCGTCGCCATGGCCCAGGTAGGCCAGGCATTTCTGCAGGTGCAGCGGCAGCGGGTAGTAGATTTCCGCGCCGATGCCCTGCTTGGCCAGGTACGCGCGCAAGTCGTCGCGCCGTCGCGCGCGGATCGTGTACTGGTGGAAAACATGATGCGCTTCGGGCAGCGTGTAGGGCAGGGAGATCGGATGCGATGGTGATTCACCCGGCGCTGCTCCCGGCATGCCCAGGCCTGCTTCCTGGAAGAGTCGATCGTAGGTCACCGCCCGCTGCCGTCGTTCCGCGTTCCACTTTTCCAGGTGTTTCAGCTTCACCCGCAACACTGCCGCTTGCAGCGCATCCAGCCGGCTGTTCCAGCCCAGGGCTTCGTGGAAGTAGCGCTCCCGGCTGCCGTGATGTCGCAGCAGTCGCACTCGCTCTGCCAACCCCGGGTCTACCGTGGTCACGCACCCCGCGTCTCCGTACGCGCCCAGGTTCTTGGTGGGATAGAAGCTCAGTGCTGCCCCTGTGCCGAGGGAGCCTGCGCGGCGGCCGCGCCACCCCGCTCCGATGGCTTGTGCCGCGTCTTCCAACACGTTGAGCTTGTACTGCGCGCCCAGCCGCAGGAACTGGTCCATGTTGGCGCACTGCCCGTAGAGGTGCACTACCAGCACGCACTTGAGCTTGGCGGAGGGTTGCCGCTGGATGCGTTGCTCCACCGCGTCTGCGTCCAGGTTCAGCGTTCGTGGATCGATGTCCGCGTACACTGGCCGGGCTCCCGCGCGCAGAATCGCGCTGGTGGAGGCGAAAAAGCTGAAGGGCGTGGTGATGACCTCGTCCCCCGGCTCCACCCCGGCCGCCAACAGCATCAGCCAGAGGGCGTCGGTGCCCGAGGCGCAGCCCACCGCCGAAGACGCTCCGCAGTACGAGGCGATTTCGCGCTCCAGGCTGCGTACCTCTTCCCCCAGTATGAAGTGCTGCGAACTGCATACGCGCTCGATCGCCGCCAGCACTTCGGTCCGGATCTGCGCGTACTGCCGCTTCAGATCGAGCAGCGGCACCTGCCCGATCCCGGTGGCCGCGCTCGGCTGGGCTGCGGACGGATGGGTCACAAGGGCTGGAATTGTACCGCTTTCCCAAGTCAACCGGGGCAGGGAGGAGGCAGGCGGATGCTGGCCGCTATCTACCGCCGCCACCCAGGCGCCGATGGCCCGCCGCAGCGCTTGGACATCCACACCCAACAGCCCTTTCGGATGTTCCGCCAGCTTGGCGTCCCCGCGCCGCACCAGAGACCGTGCGCCAGCGATGTTGCCGGTGGAGTAATGGTGCAGCCCCACGGCTACCTGGATCAGGCCCTGCAGCAGGCGCTTTTCTGGTCCCACGGCCTGACGCCAGACGTCTTCCAACGCCTCGTGGGCGTCAAAAAAGCGCCCTTGGTTGAACAACTCAAGCCCGTGTTTAAGGGTGGTCTCGTCCAATCGTCGCTTCAGCCCTGATTACCCTCTGTTCATCACCAAGTTAGACCGAATCGTACGGTGACATACGTAATTTCATATCACCTGACAGGCTCGGCTACTACAAAGCGTAAAAGTTCGCCGCGATTTTTGGGTAACTTGTTGACAAATATGACGTTAGTACCACTCACCATTTGGTTGTACAAGTGCTCATGCCAAGAGTGTCGTATCCGCGACCAGACGGACATTCCTCTGGCAAGTTCTCCCAAGAGAACCTCATTAGGAGGCAAGATGGAAGGCGACTTTAGCAGAAAAGTCAGCTCACTGTTTATCCTCCTGTTGCTGACCACAAGCTTGGCCTTTGGCCAAGGCATTGTCACCGGGTCGATTGTTGGCACGGTGCAGGACCAGCAGCAGGCGGTTGTCAGTGGAGCCAAGATTACCGCAAAGAACGCGGCAACCAACCTCTCCTATTCTGGCGATAGCAGCGCCGCCGGGACTTTCGCCCTGCGTGGGCTGCCCCAGGGCACCTACTCGGTGAGCATTGAAGCCAGCGGCTTCTCCAAGCTCCAGATCGCCAACGTCACGGTCAGCCCCGGCCTCGATACCAACCTGGGTATTCGCAGCCTGACCGTCGGCGCGGCCGAGGAAGTGATCAACGTGGAAGGCGCGGCGCCCCTGGTCGAGAGCACGACCAGTGCCATCACCAACACGTTTGACAACAAGAAAATCACCACTCTGCCCACGGGCATCAACTTCGACAACCTGGCACTGTATGCGCCCGGCGTGGCTGCCGGCGGCGCCGCCGGTCGGGGCAACTCCAACGGCGCGCAGCTCTCCGTCAACGGCCAGCGCACCCGTTCCAACAACTTTCAGATCGACGGCCAGTACAATAACGACAACTCCGTCGCCGGCCCGGGCATCTTCCTGGAAAATCCGGACCTGCTCTCTGAGTTCCAGATCAGCAACAACTACAGCGCAGAGTTCGGCCGCAACACCGGCTCGGTCATCAACTACGTGACCAAATCAGGAACCAACGCTTTCCACGGCACCGCCTTCTGGTTCTACCGCGGGTCGCGTTTTGATTCGCTCAACAAGGAAGAGAAGAGCCCGGTCTTCGGCTTCTGCCGTCCGGGTGAAGATCCGACCGTGGTGGGCTGTGAGCCTGTCAAGCGCTTCCGCGACACCAACAACATCTTCGGCTTCACCTTCGGCGGTCCCATCATCAAGGACAAGGGCTGGTTCTTCATTTCCGGGACATGGGACCGTGACCGTACCGGTGGCTCCCCTGCGCAAGCGGGCCAGATCGCTCCAACACCGGCCGGTTTGGCCACTTTGAACGCCGCTTTCCCAGGCAACGCCGGCGTAGCAGCCCTGCTGGCGGCTTCCCCGGGCGCTGACTACTTTGCGAACTTCAGCCGGTCTTTCACCAACCTGGAAACAAGAGCGGTTACCGATGGCGTGACGAATGCCAACGTTGAGTTTGGCACGCCCAGCTTCGCTCCAGCCTCGGTCTTCAACCTCGAGCAATGGACGGCGAAGGTGGACTGGCAGCTCACCAGCAAGGACCGCGTGTTCTTCCGCTACGTGCGTGATTTTGAAGTCCTCACCAACAGCGACGCCTTCGGTACCGGATCGGCGGGCCTGTTCACCGACATTCCTTCCGGCGGCAAGCAGTACGGCGGCGATTGGACCCGCACCTGGTCTCCGACCTTCGTCAACCAGTTGCGCTTCGGTCACGCTTTCCTCAACGTCGGTTTCGAGGATGGCACCTTCCCCTGCAACCGCAGCAACTTCACCGAGTGCTTCCCCCGCGTGGGCTTCCAGGACACCGACTTCCTGGGCTGGGGCATGCTCACCAATGCGCCCCAAGGGCGCACGGTGAAGAACTACCAGGTGCAGGACAACGCCACCTGGGTCAAGGGCCGGCACAGCCTCAAGTTCGGCGGCGAGTATGACCGTCAGGATTCTCCCTCGGACTTCCTGCCGGGGGCTAACGGCTCCTACACTTTCGCCAACTACGACACGCTCATCCAGAACACGCCGTCCGCGTTCTCCCTTACCGATGGCCC belongs to Terriglobales bacterium and includes:
- a CDS encoding aminotransferase class I/II-fold pyridoxal phosphate-dependent enzyme — encoded protein: MDETTLKHGLELFNQGRFFDAHEALEDVWRQAVGPEKRLLQGLIQVAVGLHHYSTGNIAGARSLVRRGDAKLAEHPKGLLGVDVQALRRAIGAWVAAVDSGQHPPASSLPRLTWESGTIPALVTHPSAAQPSAATGIGQVPLLDLKRQYAQIRTEVLAAIERVCSSQHFILGEEVRSLEREIASYCGASSAVGCASGTDALWLMLLAAGVEPGDEVITTPFSFFASTSAILRAGARPVYADIDPRTLNLDADAVEQRIQRQPSAKLKCVLVVHLYGQCANMDQFLRLGAQYKLNVLEDAAQAIGAGWRGRRAGSLGTGAALSFYPTKNLGAYGDAGCVTTVDPGLAERVRLLRHHGSRERYFHEALGWNSRLDALQAAVLRVKLKHLEKWNAERRQRAVTYDRLFQEAGLGMPGAAPGESPSHPISLPYTLPEAHHVFHQYTIRARRRDDLRAYLAKQGIGAEIYYPLPLHLQKCLAYLGHGDGNFPEAERAAKEILALPIFPELTEAEQAHVVDTIADFYS
- a CDS encoding TonB-dependent receptor, which gives rise to MEGDFSRKVSSLFILLLLTTSLAFGQGIVTGSIVGTVQDQQQAVVSGAKITAKNAATNLSYSGDSSAAGTFALRGLPQGTYSVSIEASGFSKLQIANVTVSPGLDTNLGIRSLTVGAAEEVINVEGAAPLVESTTSAITNTFDNKKITTLPTGINFDNLALYAPGVAAGGAAGRGNSNGAQLSVNGQRTRSNNFQIDGQYNNDNSVAGPGIFLENPDLLSEFQISNNYSAEFGRNTGSVINYVTKSGTNAFHGTAFWFYRGSRFDSLNKEEKSPVFGFCRPGEDPTVVGCEPVKRFRDTNNIFGFTFGGPIIKDKGWFFISGTWDRDRTGGSPAQAGQIAPTPAGLATLNAAFPGNAGVAALLAASPGADYFANFSRSFTNLETRAVTDGVTNANVEFGTPSFAPASVFNLEQWTAKVDWQLTSKDRVFFRYVRDFEVLTNSDAFGTGSAGLFTDIPSGGKQYGGDWTRTWSPTFVNQLRFGHAFLNVGFEDGTFPCNRSNFTECFPRVGFQDTDFLGWGMLTNAPQGRTVKNYQVQDNATWVKGRHSLKFGGEYDRQDSPSDFLPGANGSYTFANYDTLIQNTPSAFSLTDGPLGFPFVENDVYLYFQDDWRVKDNLTLNLGVRWEWTSQSINLLHDLAVANQAGSNPFWDTSLPENVIAPPLVPDDFNNFAPVVGFAWTPRIFESILGKDKTVIRGGFRISYDPAFYNIHLNVATSAPVVNASGTLTGAVGVAIPGLPGTATFTGNDVRAVGLAFIPTGVNPGFRTQTTVSDDFRNPYTQQWSLGMQREINSKVAFEVRYLGSHTVGQFQSLNANPSLASLIDNGFDGSVAGRQDVIPDGITPCLDNGPDGLTGTAATSADDPPGRASRYADCNFRNRLTRANTAFAIYHSLQSRFDIRNWHGITSTLSYTWSKNIDNASEIFTTGGVGLFTVNPNPFSSVALSRGNSLFDYRHLLGLQFIYDLP